One Salmo trutta chromosome 12, fSalTru1.1, whole genome shotgun sequence genomic region harbors:
- the LOC115203648 gene encoding excitatory amino acid transporter 2 isoform X2: MQRQVEVRMHESHLEPIVEPPQPMCWGICSKIMNNLVLFLTVLGVITGSVSGILLRPMSPLPPDVIMIISFPGDILMRMLKMLILPLIISSLITGLAGLDAKSSGRLGTRAMVYYMSTTVIAAALGVILVLLIHPGNPKLKSNLGPGKKNDDVSSLDAFFDLIRNLFPENLVQACFQQIQTVTTKVPVPTNRTRGPPQFTIKRGLQYKSGMNVLGLIGFFVAFGIIMGKMGDKAKLMLEFFNVLNEIVMRIVGMIMWYSPFGIACLICGKIISIDDLEMVARQLGMYMVTVIVGLVIHGAIFLPLIYLVIVKKNPYVFFMGIFQAWVTAIGTASSAGTLPVTFRCLEENLGIDKRVTRFVLPVGATINMDGTALYEAVAAIFIAQMNNIDLDYGQIVTVSLTATLASVGAASIPSAGLVTMLLILTAVGLPTQDISLLVAVDWLLDRFRTSVNVVGDSYGAGIVYHLSKDELDAFDAAQKVDEFELTKSQSFFENNTNQCVYAAAHSTVMIDDCKVHFIFKDIETCM, translated from the exons ATGCAGAGGCAAGTGGAGGTCAGAATGCATGAAAGCCATTTGGAGCCCATCGTGGAGCCTCCTCAGCCTATGTGTTGGGGCATATGCAGCAAAATCATGAATAACTTGGTCCTTTTCCTCACCGTCCTTG gTGTGATCACTGGCTCTGTTTCTGGAATACTACTGCGTCCCATGTCGCCGCTCCCCCCTGATGTGATCATGATCATCTCGTTCCCAGGAGACATCCTGATGAGGATGCTGAAGATGCTCATCCTGCCCCTGATCATCTCCAGTCTCATCACAG GACTGGCAGGGTTGGATGCCAAGTCCAGTGGCCGCCTGGGCACCCGAGCCATGGTGTACTACATGTCCACCACAGTCATCGCTGCCGCTCTGGGTGTCATTCTGGTGCTGCTCATCCACCCAGGTAACCCCAAGCTGAAGTCCAACCTCGGGCCTGGCAAGAAGAACGACGACGTCTCCAGTCTGGATGCCTTCTTCGATCTAATTCGAAACCTTTTCCcagaaaacctggttcaggcCTGCTTCCAGCAGATCCAGACAGTCACCACAAAAGTCCCCGTACCTACCAACAGGACCAGGGGTCCACCACAGTTTACCATCAAAAGGGGTCTTCAGTACAAGAGTGGGATGAATGTGCTAG GTTTGATCGGTTTCTTTGTGGCTTTCGGGATAATCATGGGGAAGATGGGAGACAAGGCCAAGCTCATGCTGGAGTTTTTTAACGTTCTCAACGAGATCGTCATGAGGATTGTTGGCATGATTATGTG GTATTCCCCTTTCGGTATCGCCTGTCTCATCTGTGGGAAGATCATCTCAATCGATGATCTGGAAATGGTTGCCAGGCAACTGGGAATGTACATGGTGACTGTGATCGTGGGCCTTGTCATCCACGGTGCCATATTTCTACCGCTAATATACTTGGTCATCGTGAAGAAAAACCCCTATGTCTTCTTCATGGGAATCTTCCAGGCCTGGGTCACCGCTATTGGGACAGCATCTAG CGCTGGTACCCTGCCAGTCACATTCCGCTGTCTGGAGGAGAACTTGGGCATCGATAAGCGAGTGACGCGATTCGTGCTCCCTGTGGGCGCCACTATCAACATGGACGGCACTGCGCTTTACGAGGCTGTGGCAGCCATCTTCATCGCCCAGATGAACAACATCGACCTCGACTACGGCCAGATCGTCACTGTCAG CCTGACAGCTACCTTGGCCAGTGTGGGAGCGGCCAGTATCCCCAGTGCTGGATTGGTGACCATGCTACTGATCCTAACAGCCGTTGGGTTACCCACCCAAGACATCAGTCTGTTGGTGGCTGTTGACTGGCTGCT GGATCGGTTCCGAACCTCCGTCAACGTGGTTGGGGACTCCTACGGGGCGGGTATCGTTTACCACCTATCCAAAGATGAGCTCGACGCGTTTGACGCCGCACAAAAAGTTGATGAATTTGAGTTGACAAAGTCCCAATCCTTCTTCGAGAACAACACCAACCAGTGTGTTTACGCTGCAGCCCACAGCACAGTCATGATAGATGATTGCAAGGTACATTTCATCTTTAAGGATATAGAGACGTGCATGTAG
- the LOC115203648 gene encoding excitatory amino acid transporter 2 isoform X1, which produces MQRQVEVRMHESHLEPIVEPPQPMCWGICSKIMNNLVLFLTVLGVITGSVSGILLRPMSPLPPDVIMIISFPGDILMRMLKMLILPLIISSLITGLAGLDAKSSGRLGTRAMVYYMSTTVIAAALGVILVLLIHPGNPKLKSNLGPGKKNDDVSSLDAFFDLIRNLFPENLVQACFQQIQTVTTKVPVPTNRTRGPPQFTIKRGLQYKSGMNVLGLIGFFVAFGIIMGKMGDKAKLMLEFFNVLNEIVMRIVGMIMWYSPFGIACLICGKIISIDDLEMVARQLGMYMVTVIVGLVIHGAIFLPLIYLVIVKKNPYVFFMGIFQAWVTAIGTASSAGTLPVTFRCLEENLGIDKRVTRFVLPVGATINMDGTALYEAVAAIFIAQMNNIDLDYGQIVTVSLTATLASVGAASIPSAGLVTMLLILTAVGLPTQDISLLVAVDWLLDRFRTSVNVVGDSYGAGIVYHLSKDELDAFDAAQKVDEFELTKSQSFFENNTNQCVYAAAHSTVMIDDCKVSMGNGNGHPNGHPNTADFSLVEEEPWKRE; this is translated from the exons ATGCAGAGGCAAGTGGAGGTCAGAATGCATGAAAGCCATTTGGAGCCCATCGTGGAGCCTCCTCAGCCTATGTGTTGGGGCATATGCAGCAAAATCATGAATAACTTGGTCCTTTTCCTCACCGTCCTTG gTGTGATCACTGGCTCTGTTTCTGGAATACTACTGCGTCCCATGTCGCCGCTCCCCCCTGATGTGATCATGATCATCTCGTTCCCAGGAGACATCCTGATGAGGATGCTGAAGATGCTCATCCTGCCCCTGATCATCTCCAGTCTCATCACAG GACTGGCAGGGTTGGATGCCAAGTCCAGTGGCCGCCTGGGCACCCGAGCCATGGTGTACTACATGTCCACCACAGTCATCGCTGCCGCTCTGGGTGTCATTCTGGTGCTGCTCATCCACCCAGGTAACCCCAAGCTGAAGTCCAACCTCGGGCCTGGCAAGAAGAACGACGACGTCTCCAGTCTGGATGCCTTCTTCGATCTAATTCGAAACCTTTTCCcagaaaacctggttcaggcCTGCTTCCAGCAGATCCAGACAGTCACCACAAAAGTCCCCGTACCTACCAACAGGACCAGGGGTCCACCACAGTTTACCATCAAAAGGGGTCTTCAGTACAAGAGTGGGATGAATGTGCTAG GTTTGATCGGTTTCTTTGTGGCTTTCGGGATAATCATGGGGAAGATGGGAGACAAGGCCAAGCTCATGCTGGAGTTTTTTAACGTTCTCAACGAGATCGTCATGAGGATTGTTGGCATGATTATGTG GTATTCCCCTTTCGGTATCGCCTGTCTCATCTGTGGGAAGATCATCTCAATCGATGATCTGGAAATGGTTGCCAGGCAACTGGGAATGTACATGGTGACTGTGATCGTGGGCCTTGTCATCCACGGTGCCATATTTCTACCGCTAATATACTTGGTCATCGTGAAGAAAAACCCCTATGTCTTCTTCATGGGAATCTTCCAGGCCTGGGTCACCGCTATTGGGACAGCATCTAG CGCTGGTACCCTGCCAGTCACATTCCGCTGTCTGGAGGAGAACTTGGGCATCGATAAGCGAGTGACGCGATTCGTGCTCCCTGTGGGCGCCACTATCAACATGGACGGCACTGCGCTTTACGAGGCTGTGGCAGCCATCTTCATCGCCCAGATGAACAACATCGACCTCGACTACGGCCAGATCGTCACTGTCAG CCTGACAGCTACCTTGGCCAGTGTGGGAGCGGCCAGTATCCCCAGTGCTGGATTGGTGACCATGCTACTGATCCTAACAGCCGTTGGGTTACCCACCCAAGACATCAGTCTGTTGGTGGCTGTTGACTGGCTGCT GGATCGGTTCCGAACCTCCGTCAACGTGGTTGGGGACTCCTACGGGGCGGGTATCGTTTACCACCTATCCAAAGATGAGCTCGACGCGTTTGACGCCGCACAAAAAGTTGATGAATTTGAGTTGACAAAGTCCCAATCCTTCTTCGAGAACAACACCAACCAGTGTGTTTACGCTGCAGCCCACAGCACAGTCATGATAGATGATTGCAAG